In Candidatus Binataceae bacterium, one genomic interval encodes:
- the rpsO gene encoding 30S ribosomal protein S15 codes for MPLSVARKREIVQANARTANDSGSPEVQVALLSARIEQLTSHLSTHAKDHHTRRGLLKLVGQRRRLLDYLRSRDFARYKGLIEKLGIRR; via the coding sequence ATGCCCCTTTCTGTCGCCCGCAAACGGGAAATAGTCCAAGCCAACGCTCGCACTGCCAACGACAGCGGATCGCCTGAGGTACAGGTCGCGCTGCTGTCGGCGCGCATCGAGCAGCTCACCTCGCATCTGAGCACGCACGCGAAAGATCATCATACGCGTCGCGGCCTGCTCAAGCTGGTAGGCCAGCGCCGTCGGCTGCTGGACTATCTGCGTTCCCGCGACTTTGCCCGTTACAAAGGGCTGATCGAAAAGCTCGGTATCCGGAGATAG
- a CDS encoding PH domain-containing protein translates to MRCPQCGFEAAQGAMFCSRCGTRLFAPKPAAIREYALLKVRPSLWYCANFFIVGLLVTAFGGRTLYVQHNLWRIAFALMALGVVIFVSGFVANRSVDWSVTSDRIIERRGVLATTRREMELADIRSVEVSQRFLQRMLGLGDVTIASAASADFIVHLSHVAKPGQIAETVRQARLKRLA, encoded by the coding sequence ATGCGATGCCCTCAGTGCGGTTTTGAGGCAGCCCAGGGCGCGATGTTTTGCTCGCGCTGCGGCACCCGGTTGTTCGCGCCGAAGCCGGCGGCGATACGCGAGTACGCGCTCCTCAAAGTCCGCCCTTCGCTATGGTACTGCGCCAACTTCTTCATCGTCGGTTTGCTGGTAACCGCGTTCGGCGGACGTACTTTGTATGTTCAGCACAACCTGTGGCGCATCGCCTTCGCGCTGATGGCGCTGGGAGTCGTAATTTTCGTGAGCGGATTCGTGGCAAACCGTTCGGTGGATTGGAGCGTGACTTCGGACCGGATAATCGAGCGCCGAGGGGTGCTCGCGACTACTCGCCGGGAGATGGAGCTTGCCGACATTCGCTCGGTCGAAGTTTCGCAACGCTTCCTGCAGCGGATGCTCGGGCTCGGAGATGTGACGATCGCGTCCGCGGCGAGCGCGGACTTCATCGTTCATCTGAGCCATGTCGCCAAGCCAGGCCAGATCGCTGAGACCGTGCGCCAGGCGCGTCTGAAGAGGCTCGCCTGA
- a CDS encoding ribonuclease HII yields MTRHPDLRHERKLWRTGIETVAGVDEAGVGPMAGPVVAAAVIFQPETFIKGVHDSKQLLVEQREELHVKIRERALTFGIGVAEVEEIDRLNIYWATMRAIERALGALKRAPEHVLIDGRKVPGLAIPQTHIVGGDRKSFCIAAASILAKVTRDRIMAAYDDQYPGYGFAQHKGYCTADHFQLLEQLGPSPIHRRSFSPVALAAQLKLDLIG; encoded by the coding sequence ATGACCCGTCATCCCGACCTACGCCACGAACGCAAACTCTGGCGTACCGGCATCGAGACGGTCGCGGGAGTCGACGAGGCGGGGGTCGGCCCGATGGCGGGTCCGGTGGTTGCCGCCGCGGTGATCTTTCAGCCGGAAACGTTTATAAAGGGCGTGCACGATTCCAAGCAGCTGCTCGTCGAACAGCGCGAGGAACTGCACGTTAAGATCCGCGAACGCGCGCTTACCTTCGGCATCGGGGTCGCGGAGGTCGAGGAGATCGATCGCCTCAACATCTATTGGGCAACCATGCGCGCCATCGAGCGTGCGCTCGGGGCCCTCAAGCGAGCGCCGGAACACGTATTGATCGATGGCCGCAAGGTTCCCGGCCTGGCGATCCCGCAGACCCATATCGTCGGTGGCGATCGCAAGAGTTTCTGCATCGCCGCCGCCTCGATTCTCGCCAAGGTAACCCGCGACCGAATCATGGCTGCTTATGATGACCAGTACCCCGGCTACGGCTTCGCCCAGCACAAGGGCTACTGCACAGCGGATCATTTTCAGCTCCTCGAACAGCTCGGGCCTTCTCCGATCCATCGCCGTTCGTTCTCCCCGGTGGCGCTCGCCGCGCAGCTGAAGCTGGATCTGATCGGCTGA
- the pdhA gene encoding pyruvate dehydrogenase (acetyl-transferring) E1 component subunit alpha: MALERDKHSAQRALLTLQETQLLELYRRMVLIRQFEEKTAEMYARGKITGFCHLYAGEEAVAVGAIYALYDKDYVLSTYREHGHCLAKGADPKVVMAELFGKITGISKGRGGSMHLFDPDLRFMGGYAIVGGGLPIATGLGLSVQYNEGPEVVCCFFGDGALPQGAFHESLNMASLWKLPVVFVCENNFYGMGTMVQNAICQEELYRFAEPYKMPGVRVDGMDVLEVYGATMEAVARAREGDGPSLIEAVTYRFRGHSMSDPAEYRSKREERIWQERDPIKNLRRRMLGERHVAEARLGDIEAAVAREIEEAVKFADESPEPSVDELGTGIYAGS; this comes from the coding sequence ATGGCGCTAGAACGCGATAAGCATTCCGCCCAGCGTGCGCTGCTCACCCTCCAGGAGACGCAGCTGCTAGAGCTCTACCGCCGGATGGTGCTGATCCGGCAGTTCGAGGAGAAAACCGCCGAGATGTACGCGCGCGGCAAGATCACCGGCTTCTGCCATCTGTACGCGGGCGAGGAGGCGGTTGCTGTCGGTGCGATCTACGCGCTTTACGACAAGGACTACGTCCTCTCCACCTACCGCGAGCACGGACACTGCCTGGCCAAGGGCGCCGACCCCAAGGTGGTGATGGCTGAGCTGTTCGGAAAGATTACCGGGATCTCCAAGGGGCGGGGCGGCTCGATGCACCTGTTCGACCCCGATCTGCGCTTCATGGGCGGCTACGCCATCGTCGGTGGCGGACTGCCGATCGCAACCGGGCTGGGACTTTCGGTGCAGTACAACGAAGGCCCCGAGGTGGTGTGCTGCTTCTTCGGCGACGGCGCGCTGCCGCAGGGCGCGTTTCACGAATCGCTCAACATGGCATCGCTGTGGAAGCTGCCGGTTGTGTTCGTCTGCGAGAACAACTTTTATGGCATGGGCACGATGGTGCAGAACGCCATCTGTCAGGAAGAACTCTACCGCTTCGCGGAACCGTACAAGATGCCGGGCGTGCGGGTGGACGGAATGGATGTGCTGGAAGTTTACGGCGCCACCATGGAGGCGGTCGCCCGGGCCCGCGAAGGCGACGGCCCTTCATTGATTGAAGCCGTCACCTATCGGTTCCGCGGGCACTCGATGTCGGATCCCGCCGAGTACCGGTCCAAGCGCGAGGAGCGCATCTGGCAGGAGCGCGACCCCATCAAGAATCTCCGTCGCCGGATGCTCGGCGAACGGCACGTCGCGGAGGCGCGCCTCGGCGACATTGAAGCCGCGGTGGCCCGCGAGATCGAGGAAGCGGTGAAGTTCGCGGACGAAAGTCCCGAGCCTTCGGTCGACGAACTGGGCACAGGCATCTACGCGGGCTCCTGA
- a CDS encoding alpha-ketoacid dehydrogenase subunit beta, which yields MAKISYREALNIALREELDRDERVFIMGEEVGYFGGAFKVTDGLLAVYGEKRIRDTPISELSIVGAGVGAAMGGLKPVVELMTINFGLLAMDQIVNHAAKIHYMFGGKAKVPLVIRAPQGGGHQLGAQHSQSLEAYFLHCPGLRVAIPATPADAKGLLKTAIRGDDPVMFLEHESLYGIKGEVPDDKDFVVPFGKAVVLREGKDLTIVAYSKCVYDALAAAEALEEGGIDAEVIDLRTLNPLDLETLVTSTKKTGKVIIAYEGWRTGGAGAEIASQIYEAAFDHLDAPVGRVASLDTPMPYNAKLEHAVLPSSGDIVKAAEEMM from the coding sequence ATGGCGAAAATCAGCTATCGCGAAGCTCTCAACATCGCGCTGCGCGAGGAACTCGACCGCGACGAGCGCGTTTTTATCATGGGCGAGGAAGTCGGCTACTTCGGCGGCGCCTTCAAAGTGACCGACGGGCTGCTGGCGGTGTACGGCGAGAAACGCATCCGGGACACTCCCATTTCGGAACTCTCGATAGTGGGTGCGGGGGTTGGCGCCGCGATGGGCGGGCTCAAGCCGGTAGTCGAATTGATGACCATAAATTTTGGCCTGCTCGCGATGGATCAGATCGTCAACCACGCGGCCAAGATCCATTACATGTTCGGCGGCAAGGCCAAGGTGCCGCTGGTGATTCGTGCGCCGCAAGGCGGGGGCCATCAACTCGGCGCCCAGCACAGCCAGAGCCTGGAGGCGTACTTTCTGCATTGCCCGGGCCTGCGCGTGGCAATTCCCGCAACCCCGGCCGACGCCAAGGGCCTGCTGAAAACCGCGATTCGCGGGGACGATCCGGTGATGTTTCTGGAGCACGAATCGCTCTACGGAATCAAAGGTGAGGTTCCGGACGACAAGGACTTTGTGGTCCCGTTTGGAAAGGCCGTGGTGTTGCGCGAAGGCAAGGACCTCACCATCGTCGCCTACTCCAAGTGCGTGTACGATGCGCTGGCGGCGGCCGAAGCGCTTGAGGAGGGCGGCATCGACGCCGAGGTTATCGACCTGCGAACCTTGAATCCGCTCGATCTCGAAACCCTCGTCACCTCCACCAAGAAGACCGGGAAAGTGATCATCGCCTACGAAGGATGGCGCACCGGCGGCGCCGGTGCCGAGATCGCCTCGCAGATCTACGAAGCCGCCTTCGATCATCTCGACGCCCCGGTGGGACGCGTCGCTTCGCTCGACACTCCGATGCCCTACAACGCCAAGCTCGAGCACGCGGTCCTGCCGAGCTCGGGCGACATAGTTAAAGCCGCCGAGGAAATGATGTAG